In the Mesorhizobium sp. WSM2240 genome, GCCGGTTCTCGCCGCATGATCGTGGCGTTCGTCGGGCGCCATCGAGGTCTTTTCCGTCAGAGCCATGATCCTGGCCTCCTCAATAGGGATCGACGGCATCGCGAAGGCCATCGCCCAGCGCATTGAACGCAAAGACGGTGACCAGCACGAAGCCAACGGGGGCGAGGATCCAGGGATAGGACCCGATGACGGAGTATGTCGCGGTGTCCTGCAGCATCAGCCCCCAGGAGATCAGCGGCGGCTTCACCGCGAAACCGAGGAAGCCAAGGAAGGATTCAAGCAGCACGACATTGGGAATGGCCAGGGTCACAGCAACGATGACATGGCTCATGACGTTCGGGAAAATGTGCTGGAAGATGATCCGCCGGTCGGTCGCGCCGATCGCCATCGCCGCCCGCACATAGTCGATCCGCGCCAACGCCAGCGTCTTGCCTCGGACCTCGCGCGACATCTGCGCCCAGCCAAGCGCAGACATGACGAAAATGACGAAGGCCAGGAAGACGTTGGTCGGCGCCGTCACCGGGATCAGCGAGGCGAGCGCCAGATAAAGCGGCAGTTGCGGAAAGGCGAGCACCAGTTCGACGAAACGCTGCACCCAAGCGTCGAGCCTTCCGCCGAAATATCCCGACACCATCCCGACCGTCGTGCCGACGACCGTGACGATGAAGACCACAGTGAGCGCGATCATCAGCGAGATGCGCGAGCCGTAGATGATGCGCGACAGCACATCGCGGCCGAATTTGTCGGTGCCGAGGAAATTGACCGGGCTTCCATCGGTGGCGCCGAAGAAATGCCGCTGCGCCGGGATCAGGCCGAAAAGCCTGTACTCGAACCCTTTGACGAAAAAGCCCAGCGTCTGCGGGTTTTCGTAGTCGGGACCGACGATCGGCTGGAATGTGACCGGATCCAATTCGTCCGTTTCGCGGATCGGATAGGTACGCGGCGGAAAGACGAAGTTCCCGTCCCGGTCCGTCATGCTGATTGTCTGCGGCGGCGCAAACCCGACACCGGTCAGCTTCGGATCGACGGGGGCGAAGAACTCCGCGAATATCGTCATGATCATCAGGAGGCAGACAAGGATCAGACCTGTCATGCCGGTCCAGGATCGTTTCAGGCGGCGCCAGACAAGCGCGGTATAGGTCTCGTTTCCACGGCCTTTGGCCGGCGGCATGGAGGCGGAGACTACGGGTTGGACGTCGGCTTTCATGCGTCGGCCCCTCCCCCAAGGCGAACACGCGGATCGAGTGCGGCAAGCAGCATGTCGGCGATGATGTTGCCGACGATCAGGGTGACCGACAGAACCAGCATGAAGGTAGCCGTGACATAGACGTCGCCGACCCACATCGAACCGACGATGGCCGGGCCGACCGTCGGCAGGGCAAAGATGATCGCCGTCTCGATCTCGCCGGTCAGCATGTAAGGCATCACGACGCCCTGATACATGACGAGCGGATGCAGAGCGTTCGGCACTGCGTGGCGCATGACCACCGCGCGCTCGCTCAAGCCCTTTGCCCGGGCCGTTTCGACATACTGGGCGTTCAGCGTATCGAGAAGATTGCCCCGCATGACGCGCATGTTGTAGGCGAGCCCGCCCAAAGTGGCGATCGCGATCACCGGCCAGACATGCTTGACCAGATCGACGAACTTGCCCCACGACCAGGGCGCTCCGCCATAGCGGGCGGAATGGAAGCTGTTGATTTCCGTGACGTTGAAGTGGAACACCAGGATGTAGACGATGATCAGCGCCATCAGGAAGCGCGGCACCGTCATCCCGAGAAACGAGATGCCTGACAGCAGGCTGTCCACCCAGGAATATTGCCGGGTTGCCGCCAGAACGCCGAAGGTGATGCCGATAACCGACGCCAGGATGTGGCAGACCAGCGCCAGCGCCAGCGTTCGCGGCAATCGCTCGCCGACTACGTCGGCGACAGGCTTGTTATAGAAGAGGCTGTGGCCAAAATCGCCGCGGGTGATGATACCGGTGACCCAGTTGACGTATTGGACCGGCAAAGGCTTATCGAGCCCATGGGCGACCTTGTAGGCCTGCGCTTGGGCGTCGGCCTCCTCGAAGGACGCGCCGCCCTGATTGATCAGCTGCGAACGGATATAGTCGCTGTAGTCGCCCGGCGGCGCCTGGATGATCGCGAACGTCACGACGCTCAGGACGAAGAGAACCGGAATCGCCGACGCGATACGCACAAGCAGAAATCTCAACATGATCGTGTTTGCTTCTCTTGTGGCTCGTGGCTTTGCCGCTTCTTCACGAGGCGCGGTATCTCCACGGTTCAATTCGGAGCCTCTCCTCCAGCGGATGCCCACCGGAGGAGAAACAGACTACAGTCAGTTGATAGGGCCGCTTTCGCCGGGCTTGCCGGGAAGCTGCTCGGGGAACAGCTCGTAATCGCCCTGCTTGTCGGCCGCGACGAAGACTCGTTCGCGGATGATCGTGTCCTCGGCCCAGTTGAACATGAAGATCGGCGCGCCCTCGGGAATGTTCGAGAAGCGCTTGTTGATGATGAGCGCGCCCGGATATTCCGTCAGGCCAATGGTGTCGAGGTTGGTCGTCGAGACCTTCTGGAATTGCTTCATCAGTTCAGCGCGTTCGCCATTGTCATTGCTCGCGATGAACTTGTTGACGACATCCACCATCTCCTGCTCGAAGGGCATCAGATCGACCGTACCGTCCGTTCCCGCCCGGTGATGCCAGCTCGTGCGCGGGCCAGTCGGGGCAAGCTGCGTCGTATTCTGCACCACCGATGTCAGTTCCTGGTCGTTGCGGCGGACGAGCCAGTCGAAACGCCCGGCATACTGCGTTGCGTCACGCTTCACCCCGTCGACGGAGTTGAGCACGACCTTGAGACCAACCTGCTCCATCTGGCCGATTAGACCTTCCGCGAGATTGCGATCGGTGCTGTAGTCGGAATTCACTAGGAGCACGATCTGTACGTCCGAGCCACCCGCTGTCCCAGCAGGGAAGTTGACGACGCCATTGCCGTCCGTGTCCTTTAACCCGACCTTCTCCAGCAGCGCCTTGGCGCCTTGCAGATCGAACGGGTAGTACACCGTCGAGGCGCGGTCATAGAAGCTCGTGCCCGAGGAAATGCCGCCAGGATAGATTGCGGTGAAGGGCCCCTTGACCAGCGATTCGCCGAGCCTCTTGCGATCGATTGCCATGGTCACGGCCTTGCGGAAATCGACTTTGCGGTTGAGCTCGCGCACGGCCTGTGCCCGCTCGTCCGGCTCGCCCCAGCCATTGGCCGAAAAGTTCATACGTAGATTGTAGCCGATCAGACGGGCGCCGAAGGCCAGCCGCGCGGGAGCGGTTTCCTGTGCAGCGCGCTTCAGGGATTCGACGAAGTTTTCCGGCTGCTCCAGGTTGGAGAAATCGCCGGAGCCGGCGATCGCCTGCACGTCGCGGTCGGCCCAGGTCGACAGCTTGTAATGCAGTTCATTGAGATAGGGCAGCTGATTGCCTTCTTCGTCGACCTTCCAATAGTAAGGATTGCGGCGAAGTACGATGACGTCGTCCGAGCGGTATTCGACAGGCACCCAGGCGCCCATGACCGGCGTATTCAGATATTCCGGCGGAAACCCGTTCTTGTACTCGTTGTAGGTGGTGCCGGCATATTTCGGATGCTTGGTCTTCAGAATATGCGACGGGCCGGGGCAGAAGGTACCGTAGGCCATCGTATAGAGATGCTGGCGCGGGAACGCGTCCTTGAAGGTCCATTCGATCGTATATTTGTCGATCGCCTTCAAGGTAGTGCCTTCTCCAAACGTTTCCGGCGTCGCCCCGTTCAGCGGAGAAACGTTCGGATCAACGACGTTGTCGTCCCAGTAGAACATCACGTCATCGGCGTCGAACGGGTCGCCATCAGACCATTTTGCCCCTTCGATCAATTTCATCGTCAGGGTGTGGCCGTCTTCCGACCACTCCCAGCTCCTGGCGAGGTTCGGCAGCGGCTCGACGTCCTCGGCCTCCACCTGGAAGAGCGGCGCGGTACGCGTCAGGCATTCGAACATGCCGATATCGATGCCGCCCCAGCCTTGAGTCTGGCCGGCGCTGTAGTTCCAGCCCTCGGGCCGGCCGCCGATCACATGGCGCATTGTATCGCCATAGACGCCGATACCGTCGGGCATGTTGCCCGTCTTGAAGACCATCGGCTCCTTCGGCAGGCGCTCTGCCACCGGAGGCAGCTTTCCGGTCTTGACGAACTTTTCGGTGACCCATTCGGGCTCGCGATATTCCGGCAGCGCCTTGAACTCGAGGATCGAGTCACGCGCCACATATGCGATCTTGCCCTGCGCCGGAAACGGCGGCGGTTCGGGTACAACGGTCGGCTCGGAGGCCGAGGCATGGATGGTGAATGCCGAGACGCCAAGCAGAAGCGCGGCGGCGGCTTTCATTCGGCAAGAAATGTTCATTGTCCTGGTTTCTCCCTTATGCTTCAGGCCTGCCGCTATGGCATGGCCCTCCTCCAACAAGCATCGAACGAAGCGGTATTCCGCTTTCTTAAATGGCAGTGCGTTCGCCGCCGGGCGGCACATTCACTGAGGCGAGACTTCACCCGGTCCCTCCCCAGAGCATGGGCTTTAGTCATTGCAGCCACCGATTCAGCCAGCCGCGCGCAACTGTATGGCTTCCTTTTCGGCCCTGATCTCCTCGATGGACCGAATCTCGCGGCGGGCGGCGCCCTTCCATTCCCGCGTCTTCACTGTCGCGCGGCTCAGCCGTTCCTTGGCTCCCTCGATCGCATGGGCGTATTGCGGCAGCCACTCAGCCTGCGCCACGACCATCTCGTCGACCATCTGCCAGACCTCTTCCGGCGTGCAGATGGCGCCAACCAGCGGATCGTGCAGCACTGCCAGTTTCAGGAGGTCGATGTCTCCGGAGATCGCCGCGTGCACCGACATGCGCTGGACATTGATGGAGGAAATGCAAGTCGCGGCACAGGCTTCCGGAAGCGTGATGCCCGCGACCATGTTGATGCCGAAGCGGTCGACGAAACCGGGCGATTCAATGATGGCGTCGGACGGCAAGTTGGTGATGACGCCGTTGTTCTTGACATTGAAGTGCCCGCGATAGACCCGGCCGGTCTCGAGCGCCTCCAGTATGTGGCTGGCGTGCTCGTTCGAACGGCGCGCCGGATCGATGGGTTTTCCCGCGTCTTCAAGGAATTTCCGGAACTCGGTTTCGAACCAGTTCCGGGTTTCGGTCGAATGGCGCAGGTAGCCGCCCGTTTCGCCATGGATCCAGTCCGACATGTCGATCCACTTGGTGATCTCCTCCGGCCGCTTGCGGTACCAGGGTAGATATTCGGACAAGTGGCCGTTGCTTTCGGTCGAATAGACGCCGAAGCGCTTCAGCACGTCGATCCTGAGCTTCTCCTGCTGGGAAAAGACAGGGTGGGACTCGAAGGCGGCGACAAGTTCATCCCTGCCGACCTTGCGGCCCTTGACGCGAACGTCGACGAACCAGGTCTGGTGGTTGATGCCGGAGCAAACGTAGTCGAGTTCGCCTTCCCCGGCGCCGAGGACCTCGGCGATCTGCTCGGCTCCGTGCTGGACGCCGTGGCACAGACCGACGGTGTCGGCCTTCCCGTATTCGATCGCCGCCCAGGTGTTCATCGCCATCGGGTTGGCATAGTTCAGGAACTTCGCGCCCGGCTCGGCGAGTTCGCGGATATCCCTGCAGAAATCGAGGATGACCGGGATGTTACGCTGGCCGTAGAGAATGCCGCCGGCGCAGATCGTATCGCCGACGCACTGATCGACGCCGTATTTGAGCGGAATGCGGATATCGTCGGCGTAGGCGCCGAGACCGCCGACGCGCACGCAGCTGATGATGTAGCGCGCGCCCTCGATCGCCTTGCGGCGGTCAGTTGTGGCCGTCACCCTGGTGGGCAGCCTGTTTGCCTCCACGATCTTGTCGAGGATCGTCTTGATCATACCGAGATTGTGCTCGCTGATGTCGGTCAGCGCGAATTCGACGTCCGCGAATTCCGGCACGCATAAAATGTCGGTAAAGAGCTTCTTGGTGAAGCCGACACTGCCGGCGCCTATAATGGCTATCTTGAAGCTGCTCATGCCGTCCTCGTGTCTGCTCATCGGGTCGAAGTGGAGGACAGGGTAAAATCAAAGCACCGAAACCAGCGGCTACATGAGCAACCGCGATTATGTGCTTTCCTCCCTGTCAATGCCGTTTCGCCCGGCCATCTTGTCTTGTTGGGGATTAGTATGCGCATAATGCGAGGCCTAGCCTAGAGAGGTATTATGCTTTCACGGGTAATTCTGTGCTCACCAAATTGATCGACAACGGACCCGGCATGCGCACGGTTTCACTGCCGCGCGGCCGACACAGCCTTCACACGATGCCGACCAGCACGGGTTATGAAATCCGCACGGACGCCAGCTACAGCTGGGACGGCCGCAAGCGCGGGCAAACGCCGTTTACGGTGTTGCAGCACACGATCGCCGGCGCCGGCAATCTGCAATACGAAAGCCGCAACTACCGGGTTCGCGGGGGCGAAACGCTTCTGGTCCTCGTCCCGCACAACCATCGATACTGGCTGGAAGAGAACGGGCGATGGGAGTTCTTCTGGATTTCCATGAACGGCGACGAGGCCCTGCGCATTCACAAGGCGATCCTCGCCACGACAGGTCCAATCCTGAAACTGAAGCCGGAAACCGTAGAACATCTCGCGGATTGCAGCCTGCGCCTGATATCAGGCGGCGCTGACGCTCCAGGCAGCGCCTCGGCGATAGCCTATGAAGCGGCGATGGCGCTTTTCGACGACGTGTTCGGCTCGCATCCTGTCCTCAGCCTGGAATACCGCACGATGCAGCACGTGATCGATCACATTGCGGCCAATCTGGACCAGCCCCTCCCCGTCGGGGAACTGGCCAAGGTCTCCGGTCTCAGCCGCGCCCATTTCTCGCGCGTCTTTGCCGCCAGCGAGGGCATGCCGCCGGCGGAATTCGTTCTGCGCAAGCGGCTGCAAAGAGCGACCAAGCTTTTGACCAAGACGGCGGATCTCTCCGTCAAGGAAGTCGCCATCATGTCCGGCTTCGAGGATCCCAATTATTTCGCAAAGGTGTTCCGCCGCTTCTTTGGCGCCAGCCCAACTGAATTCCGCACAACCGGAATGTATGCGAGCGTTGCGACAGCCTCATAAAACCAGTGTTGGTTGGCCAATTAAACTGAAGGATGCCTATCGCTTGCCGCGCAGAGTTCTGGTGGTCTCCTACCTGACCGCCACCCGCCGGAAATCGGACGGCGACATTCCGGCCAGCTTGCGGAAGGATTTGTTGAAAGCGCTCAGTGAACCGAAGCCGCTCTCCATGGCGACCCGCAGCACATTGGCGTCTTCCTTCATCAGCAGGGCCTGCGCATAGCTGAGACGCAGCAGGTTGACATATTCGTTCAGCGTCATGCCGGTGGATTTCTTGAAGACGTTCATCGCATATTTCGGATGGATGTCGGCCGCCTCCGCAATATCGACGGAGTCGATCTCGTAGAGAAAATTCTCGGCGATGAAGTCGCACATGCGCCCGACATTGCGCGACGACTGCTGGTCGAACGGGCCGGCGGCGTCCTCGCCCGTCGAAGCTTCGGGTACAAGCTGATAGGGCTCGAACCGCACCCGTTCCAGCCGCAGCAGGAGTTCGTTGACAGCGTGCTGGGCTTTGACGGGATCGCCCGAACGCGCATAGCGATTCCAGCGCTCGAAATTGTGATCGTCGGATGGGTCGGTGGCGCTGGTCACAAGCGCTGCGCCGGTCATCAGGCGGTGCCGGATATCGGCAGGCAGGTGCAGCCGGAAGAAGTGCACCAGCGGCAGATGCGCACCGGCGTAGATGGCATCGTCCGATGCCTCGTCCATCTGGTGCGGCAGGCCGCCCCAGAACAGGCACATGTCGCCCGCCGAAAGTGAAATCTCGTGATCGTTCATGCGGTAGTGCACCCTGCCGCGCACAATGAAATTGACCTCGACTTGCGCATGCCAATGCGGCTTGAGCATCACCAGCGGATGATTGTGGAACATCTGCAGTGCCAGCGGCCAGCCTTCCACGCTGCTGGCGCCAGGCTGGTAGAACGGCCTTTCCGACATCTTACTTTCCGCCCACTCCACTTTCCCTTTGTCGAGGACAGCCCCGCTTTTCCGCCTAGTCTAGTCACGCTCACGCTGAGAGCAAACGAAATGGGAGGACTTCATGCGTATCAAACTGGCATGCGCCACGCTTATGCTTGCCCTGGGCTCCGGTCCGGTCTTCGCGCAATCGGGGGAAATCACCATCTGGAGCTGGAACATCGCCGCTTCGTCGCTGAAGGCCACGGTTGCTGGTTTCAACAAACAGTTCCCAGACGTGAAGGTCACGGTCGAAGACCTCGGAAACCAGCAGACTTTCGACAAGACGCTTGCAGGATGTGCCGCCGGCGGCGCAGGACTCCCGGACATCCTTTCTATCGAGAACCACGAATCGGAAATCTTCTGGAGCCAGTTTCCCGATTGCTTCGTCGACCTGACGACACTGGGCTACATCGACGAGATTGCCGCGAAATTTCCCGACTTCAAGCGGACGGAACTCGAGGTCGACGGCAAGCGCTACGCGATGCCGTGGGATTCCGGCCCGGTCGCCATGTTCTACCGCCGCGACTACTATGAAAAGGCCGGCATCGACCCGGCAACGATCGAGACCTGGGACGACTTCATCGCCGCCGGCAAGAAAATCCAGGAAGCCAATCCCGGCGTGACCATGACCCAGGCCGACATAAACGGCGATGCGGAATTCTTCCGGATGATCGCCAACGAGCAGGGCTGCGGCTATTACAGCAACGACGCCCAGTCGATCACCGTCAATCAGCCGGGCTGCGTGACGGCCCTGGAAAAGGTGAAGGCGCTGAAAGATGCCGGCGAGTTGATAGCCGGAACCTGGGACGAGAAGATCCAGGCCAGCAAGGCCGGCACGGTGGCCACCCACATGTACGGCGGCTGGTATGAGGGAACCATCCGCTCGACAGCGCCGGATCTCGCCGGCAAATGGGGCGTGTATCTGATGCCGTCCGCCAGCGCCGACGGGCCGCGTGCCGCCAATCTCGGCGGCTCCTCGCTCGCCATCACTTCCGCCTCCGAGAACAAGGAAGCCGCCTGGGCGTACCTCAACTACACGCTGGGGACCAATGAGGGCCAGGTGACTATGCTGAAGGAGTTCGGCCTGGTGCCTTCGCTGCTCAGCGCGCTGGAAGACCCGTATGTGAAAGCGGAGCAGCCCTATTGGGGCGGCCAGAAGGTGTGGGTAGACATTCTGTCCACACTGCCCAAGGTCAAGCCCAGCCGCGGCACGCCGTTCTTCCAGGATGCCGACAAGATCATGGTCGCCACACAGCTCAAATACCTGAACGGCGAGTATGCTGACGCGAAGGCAGCGCTCGACGACGCGGCCAACCAGATCGCGGGCGCCACTGGCCTGCCGATCGCCGAATAGAAGCGACGGCGCGATCGGGCGGGCTGCCAGCCCGCCCGGCCATCCAACTGCATCTGGAACCCGACCATGCGGCTGCGCACGCGGACGGCCTATGCCTTCCTGACACCTTATCTGCTCGTTTTCCTGGCGTTTTGGATATGGCCGATCGTCAACTCCTTCTGGCTGTCCTTCCTGAACACCCGGTCCGCCAACTGGACGTTCAATCCCCGCATGACCTGGGGCCGACTGCTTGTCGATCCGGCTTTCGCCAACGCGCTCTGGAACACCCTGCTGATACTCGTGATCCAGGTGCCGGTCATGATCGCGCTGGCGACAGTGCTGGCCGTCCTTCTGGATTCGCCGATCCTGAAAGCGCGGGGCCTGTTCCGCTTCGCCTTCTTCGCGCCGGTGGTGGTCGGCGAGGTCGCCTATGCCGCGATGTTCCGCCTGCTGTTCAACGAGTTCGGCATCATCAACAAGATGATAGCAGCCGCCGGCCTTACCACCATTCCATGGCTTTCCGATCCGAATGCGGCAATGGCGGTGATCATCATCGCACTCACCTGGCGCTGGGCGGGTTACAACGCCATCATCATCCTCGCCGGGCTGCAATCAATACCGGAGGACGTTTACGAGGCCGCGACGCTCGACGGCGTCTCGAAGATTAGGCAATTCTTCTACATCACCCTGCCGCTGCTGAAGCCCGTCATCCTGCTCTGCGTGGTGATCTCGGTCATCGGCACGATGCAGCTCTTCTCCGAGCCGTTCCTGATCACCAACCGGGGCGGCCCCGGCCAGGCGACGGAGACGCTCGGCCTCTTCCTCTACCGGCAAGGCTTCGGCGCCTTCAATTTCGGCTACGCCTCGGCGATCGCCTACACCATCGCCGCGCTCGCCGTCGCCATCTCGCTCCTCAATCTCTGGCTTGGAAGGGAACGCGAATGAGAAGCAAATCCTCTGCCGAATTCAGGCGCAGGATCGCGCTACACGCGGCGCTCTTTCCGCTTGCGCTGATCTGGCTCTTCCCGCTGTGGATGATGTTCGTCTTCTCGACTATGCCGGAAAACGGCATCTTCAGCCGTGACATCGTGCTCACCCCGTCCGACCAGTTCTTCGGGAATTTCAATCTTCTGGAAAGCGACACCGGCTTTATCCGGGCGACCACGATCTCGATCCTGGTGGCCGCGGCCTACACTTTCCTGTCCGTCGCCCTGACCTCGATGGCGGGCTGGTCGCTCGCTTGTTACCGGTTTGCGGGCAAGGGCGTCGTGCTGGCGACCATCCTCGGCACGCTGACGCTGCCTTACTTCGTCGTCGTCATTCCGCAATTCATTATGGTGGCGCGCGACTTCGGGCTTCACAACACCTTGTTCGCGCTGATCGTGCCGCCGCTGTTCAATTCCCTCGGCGTCCTGTTCATGCGCCAGACCTTCTCGATGATGCCGCACGAGCTGTTCGACGCCGCCCGGGTCGAAGGCGTCAAGGAATGGCGCATCTTCCTTTTCATCGGCCTGCCGTTGGCGCGGCCGGCGCTCGCCGCGCTGTCGATCATCCTCTTCCTGCATAGCTGGAATAATTATCTGTGGCCGCTGCTGATCAACAGTAAGCCGGCGATGATGACTGCGCCGGTGGCACTCGGCAGCCTGATCGGACTGACCAAGGTTTCCTGGGGCGGCATCATGACCGGCGCGGTGATGCTGACTGCGCCGATGCTGGTCCTGTTCGTCGCTCTGCAGCGCCATTTCGTCGCCGGCATCTCGGCCGGCGCGGTCAAATAGGAGGGGCCGCGTGGCCGCCGTTTCACTCAACAACGTCGTCAAGAAATTCGGTACGCTGAGCGTCGTCCACGGCGCCAGTCTGGAGGTTGCCGACGGCGAGTTCGTTGTCTTCGTCGGCCCCTCGGGTTGCGGCAAGTCCACCCTTCTGCGCATGATCGCCGGGCTCGAGGATATTACGGACGGCGAGATCGTGATCGGCGGCAAGACCGTCAACGACGTCGAGCCGGCCGAACGCGGCATCGCCATGGTGTTCCAGTCCTACGCGCTCTATCCGCACATGACGGTCCAGCAGAACCTCTCCTTCGGGCTGCGCATGACCGGCAACGACAAGGCGGACACGGAACGCCGGGTCAGCCGCGCCGCCGATATCCTGCGCATTTCCGAACTCATGCACCGCCGGCCGCGTCAATTGTCCGGCGGCCAGCGCCAGCGCGTCGCCATCGGCCGCGCCATCGTGCGCAACCCGCAGGTTTTTCTCTTCGACGAGCCTCTCTCCAACCTCGATGCCGAATTGCGGGTGCAGATGCGGGTCGAGATCGCGCGCCTGCACAAGGAACTCGGCGTCACCATGATCTATGTGACGCATGACCAGACCGAGGCAATGACGCTGGCTGACAAGATCGTCGTGCTGCGCGCCGGCAACATCGAACAGGTGGGCAGGCCGCTGGATCTTTATGACAATCCCGATAACCAGTTTGTCGCCGGTTTCGTCGGCTCACCGAAGATGAACTTCCTTCCCGCCCATGTCGTCGAGCGCGACACAAGCGGCGTCACGGTTGAGTTCGTCGGAGAGAAGCGGACCCGCCTCACCCAGCCGCTTTCGGGGCCGGCGCCGGAACCGGGAAGCCGCGTCGTGGTCGGCGTGCGGCCTGAGCATTTCGGAGATGCCGGAAAGGGCAACGCCGACTTGCCCGTGAGTGTTGACATGGTCGAGCACCTGGGCGGCACGAGCTTCATCTACGCCAGCACGGCAGGGGACCACGAGCTTGTCATCCAGCGTGACGCGGACCGGGTCGCCGACGCCGGCGAGATCACCGTCTCGATACGCAAGTCCTACTTGTTCGACGAAAGCGGATTGCGGCTGCGCTGATCGAATCTTCATCCAGCACACAAGGCTCGATGGGCGCCATGCCCGGAGCCCTCAAGGAGAATGAAATGAGTTCCAATGCATCTGTCCGCTGGGGCATTCTCGGACCCGGCAACATCGCCAGAGCGTTTGCCGGCGGCGTCGCCCATTCGCGAACCGGCAGATTGGCGGCCATAGCCACCCGCGATCCACGTAGGCCCGGCCTTGCCGAGGCTTTTCCGGGCGCGCGCATCGTCGAGGGTTACGAGGCGCTGCTTGGCGATCCCGACATCGACGCCGTCTATATCGCGACGCCGCATCCTAGCCATGCCCAATGGGCGATCAGGGCCGCCGAAGCCGGCAAGCACGTGCTTTGCGAAAAGCCGATGGGGCTGACCGCCTTTGAGGCCGATGCGATGATCCATGCCGCGCGCAAGGCCAGCACTTTCCTCGGCGAAGCCTTCATGTACCGCCTTCATCCGCAGACATTGAAGCTGGTGGAACTGGTCAAGTCCGGCGTCATCGGCGATATCAGAATGATCAAGTCGAGCTTCGGCTTCGCCATGCCGGGTTTCATGCCCGAACACCGGCTCTATTCCAACGATCTCGCGGGCGGCGGCATTCTGGATGTCGGCGGCTATCCCGTCTCGATGGCGCGGCTGATCGCCGGCGCCGCCGCCGGGCAACCTTTCCTGGAGCCGGACAAGGTTCGCGGCGCAGCGCATCTCGGCAAGTCCGGCGTCGACGAATGGGCGTCCGCGGTGCTGCGTTTCCCGAACGGGATCGTCGCGGAAGTCTCCTGCAGCATCTCCCTGACCCAGGACAATGTGCTCCGGATCTTCGGCTCAACGGGCCGCATCGAAGTCGCTGATTTCTGGTACGCCGGCGGCAAGGAAGGCGGCACTGGAAAAATCAACATCATCCAGCCGGGTAACGGCAGCGAGGTCGTCGAGGTGGCCGAAAGCCGTTGGCTCTACGCCTTCGAAGTCGATGCCGCGGGCGAGGCCATCTTGGCCGGAAAGCAGGAATTCGCCTGGCCTGGCATGGGCTGGACCGACAGCATCGGCAATCTACGCGTACTCGACAAATGGCGCGCCGCCGTTCGCCTCGAATATGACGTCGAGAAGGCCGAACGGCGGGTCAACACGATCTCTGGGCGAAAGCTCGGCGCCAATGGAACCGCTATTCCCAAACGCCAAATCCCTGGCCTTGCCCGACCCGCATCGGTGCTGGCGCTCGGCTTCGAGGATTTCCGCACCTTTTCGTCGGGATCGATCCTGCTCGACGCCTTCTACGAGGCCGGCGGCAATCTCTTCGATACCGCCTTCGTCTATGGCGTGGGCAAGACCGAGGCGTTGCTGGGCGACTGGCTGAAGAACCGCGGCGTGCGCGAACAGTCCGTCGTCATCGGCAAAGGCGCGCATACGCCCGTCTGCTATCCCGACGTGATCGGCAAGCAGCTCACCCAGTCGC is a window encoding:
- a CDS encoding ABC transporter substrate-binding protein, coding for MNISCRMKAAAALLLGVSAFTIHASASEPTVVPEPPPFPAQGKIAYVARDSILEFKALPEYREPEWVTEKFVKTGKLPPVAERLPKEPMVFKTGNMPDGIGVYGDTMRHVIGGRPEGWNYSAGQTQGWGGIDIGMFECLTRTAPLFQVEAEDVEPLPNLARSWEWSEDGHTLTMKLIEGAKWSDGDPFDADDVMFYWDDNVVDPNVSPLNGATPETFGEGTTLKAIDKYTIEWTFKDAFPRQHLYTMAYGTFCPGPSHILKTKHPKYAGTTYNEYKNGFPPEYLNTPVMGAWVPVEYRSDDVIVLRRNPYYWKVDEEGNQLPYLNELHYKLSTWADRDVQAIAGSGDFSNLEQPENFVESLKRAAQETAPARLAFGARLIGYNLRMNFSANGWGEPDERAQAVRELNRKVDFRKAVTMAIDRKRLGESLVKGPFTAIYPGGISSGTSFYDRASTVYYPFDLQGAKALLEKVGLKDTDGNGVVNFPAGTAGGSDVQIVLLVNSDYSTDRNLAEGLIGQMEQVGLKVVLNSVDGVKRDATQYAGRFDWLVRRNDQELTSVVQNTTQLAPTGPRTSWHHRAGTDGTVDLMPFEQEMVDVVNKFIASNDNGERAELMKQFQKVSTTNLDTIGLTEYPGALIINKRFSNIPEGAPIFMFNWAEDTIIRERVFVAADKQGDYELFPEQLPGKPGESGPIN
- a CDS encoding ABC transporter permease, with protein sequence MKADVQPVVSASMPPAKGRGNETYTALVWRRLKRSWTGMTGLILVCLLMIMTIFAEFFAPVDPKLTGVGFAPPQTISMTDRDGNFVFPPRTYPIRETDELDPVTFQPIVGPDYENPQTLGFFVKGFEYRLFGLIPAQRHFFGATDGSPVNFLGTDKFGRDVLSRIIYGSRISLMIALTVVFIVTVVGTTVGMVSGYFGGRLDAWVQRFVELVLAFPQLPLYLALASLIPVTAPTNVFLAFVIFVMSALGWAQMSREVRGKTLALARIDYVRAAMAIGATDRRIIFQHIFPNVMSHVIVAVTLAIPNVVLLESFLGFLGFAVKPPLISWGLMLQDTATYSVIGSYPWILAPVGFVLVTVFAFNALGDGLRDAVDPY
- a CDS encoding alpha-glucosidase/alpha-galactosidase, coding for MSSFKIAIIGAGSVGFTKKLFTDILCVPEFADVEFALTDISEHNLGMIKTILDKIVEANRLPTRVTATTDRRKAIEGARYIISCVRVGGLGAYADDIRIPLKYGVDQCVGDTICAGGILYGQRNIPVILDFCRDIRELAEPGAKFLNYANPMAMNTWAAIEYGKADTVGLCHGVQHGAEQIAEVLGAGEGELDYVCSGINHQTWFVDVRVKGRKVGRDELVAAFESHPVFSQQEKLRIDVLKRFGVYSTESNGHLSEYLPWYRKRPEEITKWIDMSDWIHGETGGYLRHSTETRNWFETEFRKFLEDAGKPIDPARRSNEHASHILEALETGRVYRGHFNVKNNGVITNLPSDAIIESPGFVDRFGINMVAGITLPEACAATCISSINVQRMSVHAAISGDIDLLKLAVLHDPLVGAICTPEEVWQMVDEMVVAQAEWLPQYAHAIEGAKERLSRATVKTREWKGAARREIRSIEEIRAEKEAIQLRAAG
- a CDS encoding ABC transporter permease encodes the protein MLRFLLVRIASAIPVLFVLSVVTFAIIQAPPGDYSDYIRSQLINQGGASFEEADAQAQAYKVAHGLDKPLPVQYVNWVTGIITRGDFGHSLFYNKPVADVVGERLPRTLALALVCHILASVIGITFGVLAATRQYSWVDSLLSGISFLGMTVPRFLMALIIVYILVFHFNVTEINSFHSARYGGAPWSWGKFVDLVKHVWPVIAIATLGGLAYNMRVMRGNLLDTLNAQYVETARAKGLSERAVVMRHAVPNALHPLVMYQGVVMPYMLTGEIETAIIFALPTVGPAIVGSMWVGDVYVTATFMLVLSVTLIVGNIIADMLLAALDPRVRLGGGADA